One part of the Phragmites australis chromosome 3, lpPhrAust1.1, whole genome shotgun sequence genome encodes these proteins:
- the LOC133911042 gene encoding uncharacterized protein LOC133911042, with protein MSLMIMRNSISDAIRGAIPNSEKAKTYLASVEEQFKGTSKVYASTLIQKLLNTKYNYGSGGIREHIMMMTDMAAKLKGMDMEISEGFLVHFIMTSLPPEFTPFKINYNTQKEKWSMSDLIAMCVQEEERVRAENKDFVNQISSPKNKRKFQGDFKSKKRLHFVAKHDKAAQRTPKAFAPSAPASQESKDDGCHFCHKKDHYQKDCVGFLKWLAKKGIPYRENIKKGGAKS; from the exons atgtctcttatgataatgaggaactcaatatcagatgctataaggggagcaatcccaaactcagaaaaagctaagacgtacttggcatctgtggaggagcaatttaaaggcacctccaaggtttatgccagtacgctgattcagaagctcctcaacactaagtataattatgggtctggtggcataagagaacacatcatgatgatgacagatatggctgccaaactcaagggcatggatatggaaatctctgagggtttccttgtccacttcattatgacctctctccctcctgagtttactccctttaagataaattacaacactcagaaagagaagtggagcatgagcgacttgatcgcaatgtgcgtccaagaggaagagagggtgagggctgaaaataaagattttgtgaATCAAATAAGCAGCcccaagaataaaagaaaattccaaggggatttcaagtctaagaaAAGGTTGCATTTCGTCGCTAAACACGACAAGGCAGCACAGAGGACGCCCAAGGCAtttgctccttctgctcctgcctctcaagaatctaaagatgacggatgccacttctgccacaagaaggaccactaccaaaaggattgtgttggtttcctgaagtggcttgcaaagaagg ggattccttaccgcgagaacattaagaaagggggagcgaagtcttag